In Halobacteriovorax marinus SJ, the following proteins share a genomic window:
- a CDS encoding slipin family protein — translation MNIMPFVPFIVILLILVFNTVKILNEYERAVIFRLGRFSGVRGPGLIILIPGLEKMRRVDLRTVTMDIPSQDIISKDNVTLKVNGVVYFRVNNPEKAIIAVEDSLQATAQISQTTLRSVIGQFELDEILSQREDINQKLQTILDDQTEPWGIKVSAVEVKAIDLPIEMQRAMAKQAEAERDKRAKVISADGELQASKKLAEAAAILGSEKDAIILRYLDTMKEISSGDGKSTTFFPLPIDFLNNISKR, via the coding sequence ATGAATATCATGCCCTTTGTACCCTTTATCGTTATTCTACTGATTCTAGTCTTTAATACAGTCAAAATTCTCAACGAATATGAGAGAGCTGTTATCTTTAGACTTGGACGTTTTTCAGGTGTACGAGGACCTGGACTTATCATTTTAATTCCTGGTCTTGAAAAGATGAGAAGAGTTGATCTAAGAACTGTGACTATGGATATTCCTTCACAAGATATTATCTCAAAAGATAACGTAACTTTAAAAGTAAATGGTGTTGTCTACTTTAGAGTAAATAATCCAGAGAAAGCAATTATCGCAGTTGAAGACAGCTTACAAGCAACTGCTCAAATCTCTCAGACTACACTTAGATCAGTTATTGGACAATTTGAATTAGATGAAATTCTCTCACAAAGAGAAGATATCAATCAAAAGCTTCAAACAATTCTAGATGACCAAACAGAGCCATGGGGAATTAAAGTTTCTGCGGTAGAAGTAAAGGCCATCGACCTTCCAATAGAAATGCAAAGGGCCATGGCCAAGCAAGCAGAAGCAGAGAGAGATAAGAGAGCGAAAGTTATTTCTGCTGATGGAGAGCTACAGGCTTCTAAGAAGTTGGCCGAAGCTGCTGCTATACTAGGAAGTGAAAAAGATGCAATCATTCTTAGATACCTAGATACTATGAAAGAAATCTCTTCAGGAGATGGAAAATCAACAACATTCTTCCCTCTACCAATAGACTTCTTAAATAATATATCTAAGAGATGA
- a CDS encoding Crp/Fnr family transcriptional regulator produces MSEISGPLTLNLKKGDIVCAEGQVDHDLFIIHSGKILIFVHKGTQVTPLAHLESGEYLGELSFFDKTNRSACAICLEDTTLIKVPVEEVDKQFPPWLITIAKNITKRLRSADALLAQKGIRKKNVKTMASLSMEEQREYYQALVKFKEENHLE; encoded by the coding sequence ATGAGTGAGATATCAGGACCGCTTACATTAAATTTAAAGAAAGGTGACATCGTTTGTGCTGAAGGACAAGTCGATCACGACCTCTTCATTATTCACTCGGGAAAGATTCTTATTTTTGTCCATAAAGGAACTCAGGTTACTCCACTTGCCCATTTAGAGAGCGGTGAATACCTTGGGGAGTTAAGCTTCTTTGACAAGACTAATAGAAGCGCTTGCGCCATATGTTTAGAAGATACAACACTTATAAAGGTTCCCGTTGAAGAAGTTGATAAGCAATTCCCACCATGGCTTATTACAATCGCTAAGAATATTACTAAGCGATTAAGAAGTGCCGATGCGCTCTTGGCCCAAAAAGGTATTCGCAAAAAGAATGTAAAGACCATGGCCTCACTCTCTATGGAAGAGCAGAGAGAGTACTACCAGGCCCTAGTTAAATTCAAAGAAGAGAATCATTTAGAGTAA
- a CDS encoding malate dehydrogenase, which produces MTTKRVRVAVTGAAGQIGYAILFRIASGQMFGTDTEVELSLLELPVALGALEGVKMELDDCAFPLLKNIKCTDKMEEAFDGANWILAIGAVPRKDGMERADLLKVNGGIFGPLGKAMASHGASDCKLFVVGNPCNTNCLIAMESSGLPKERFFAMTALDENRAKTQLAMKAGVDVTEVTNMTIWGNHSATQYPDFYNAKIGGKSAAEVITDTEWLSGEFISVVQKRGAAIIKARGASSAASAANACVQGVYNLTHDTPAGETFSMCLASKGEYGVDEGLIFSYPCRVEGGILKVVEGVEHNAFGQEKFQTTLEELRSEKASVKEMGLI; this is translated from the coding sequence ATGACAACTAAGCGCGTTAGAGTAGCGGTAACTGGTGCAGCTGGACAAATTGGATATGCCATTCTTTTTAGAATTGCTTCTGGTCAAATGTTTGGGACAGATACTGAAGTTGAATTAAGTTTATTAGAACTTCCTGTTGCCCTTGGTGCACTTGAAGGTGTGAAGATGGAATTGGATGATTGTGCATTCCCACTTCTAAAAAATATTAAGTGTACAGATAAGATGGAAGAAGCTTTTGATGGAGCTAACTGGATTTTAGCAATTGGTGCAGTTCCAAGAAAAGATGGAATGGAAAGAGCTGACCTTCTAAAAGTTAATGGCGGAATCTTTGGACCATTAGGTAAGGCGATGGCATCACACGGAGCTTCGGACTGTAAATTATTTGTTGTAGGAAATCCATGTAACACAAATTGCTTAATCGCAATGGAGAGCTCAGGACTTCCAAAAGAGAGATTCTTTGCAATGACTGCGCTTGATGAAAATAGAGCGAAGACTCAACTTGCAATGAAAGCAGGTGTTGATGTTACTGAAGTAACAAATATGACAATTTGGGGAAATCACTCTGCAACTCAATATCCTGACTTCTACAATGCTAAGATTGGTGGAAAGAGCGCCGCTGAAGTCATCACTGATACTGAGTGGCTAAGTGGAGAGTTTATCTCAGTTGTTCAAAAAAGAGGTGCAGCTATCATTAAAGCAAGAGGAGCTAGTTCTGCTGCTTCTGCTGCTAATGCCTGTGTTCAGGGTGTATACAACCTGACTCACGACACTCCTGCTGGAGAAACATTCTCAATGTGTCTTGCTTCAAAAGGTGAGTACGGTGTAGATGAAGGGTTGATCTTCTCTTACCCTTGTAGAGTTGAAGGTGGAATTTTAAAAGTTGTTGAAGGTGTTGAGCACAATGCTTTTGGACAAGAGAAATTCCAAACGACACTTGAAGAACTTAGAAGTGAAAAAGCTTCAGTTAAAGAAATGGGATTAATTTAA
- a CDS encoding ParB/RepB/Spo0J family partition protein has product MEMMPITDIIVQNKYLRTNTNVDTLIESIENIGLISPLIINQENKLIAGGRRYSALKQMGREEVPIIKVDEGDLKEELISIDENLVRKNLTDLEFENCLRRGKEIYEKLNPESVEEITIKDLARPSKKKVVEEELNEEMMAQTEQAEIRTFVKDTAEKTGLSERAIKAAILRDRDSSHSVKSARLNGELGATQANELIKLPQDIQEEILPYIREKASNVVKDLVKEVQNVGAKEAIEKVLAKDPLTTDFKAIKNTTKRLNRSLVKVITENRFVDGPEREDALKELASLKSSIDELMEFYN; this is encoded by the coding sequence ATGGAAATGATGCCCATCACTGACATCATCGTACAAAATAAATATCTCAGAACAAATACAAACGTAGATACACTTATTGAGAGTATCGAAAATATTGGCCTCATTAGTCCACTAATCATTAACCAAGAAAATAAACTTATCGCTGGTGGAAGACGCTACTCGGCCCTTAAGCAAATGGGAAGAGAAGAAGTACCAATCATTAAAGTTGATGAAGGAGACCTAAAAGAAGAGCTCATCTCAATTGATGAGAACTTGGTTAGAAAGAACTTAACTGATTTAGAATTTGAAAATTGCCTCAGAAGAGGAAAAGAGATTTATGAAAAACTAAACCCCGAGTCAGTAGAAGAAATCACGATTAAGGATCTGGCCAGACCATCAAAGAAGAAAGTTGTAGAAGAAGAGCTTAATGAAGAGATGATGGCCCAAACTGAGCAGGCAGAAATAAGAACTTTTGTAAAAGATACGGCAGAGAAAACAGGCTTAAGTGAAAGGGCCATAAAGGCAGCGATCCTTAGAGATAGAGACTCTTCTCACAGTGTTAAAAGTGCTAGACTTAATGGAGAGCTTGGCGCGACACAGGCCAATGAATTAATTAAGCTTCCACAAGATATTCAAGAAGAAATTCTTCCATATATTAGAGAGAAGGCCTCTAATGTTGTTAAAGACCTAGTGAAAGAAGTACAAAATGTTGGGGCGAAAGAAGCAATTGAAAAAGTCTTGGCCAAAGACCCACTTACAACTGACTTCAAGGCCATAAAGAATACAACAAAGAGACTAAATAGATCTCTAGTTAAAGTTATTACTGAAAATAGATTTGTAGATGGCCCAGAGAGAGAAGATGCTCTCAAAGAGCTTGCTTCACTTAAGTCATCAATTGATGAATTAATGGAATTCTATAACTAA
- the paaZ gene encoding phenylacetic acid degradation bifunctional protein PaaZ, with amino-acid sequence MKLQSYALGQWSEGKTEGTNLLDASNGNLIGSVCSKGLDFGEMLDFGRRIGNKNLRNMTFHERARALKALALHLLEHKERFYTISYQTGATKIDSWIDIEGGIGNLFVYSSKGRRELPNEKFLVDGAPEHLSKNGTFLGHHIWTPKRGCAVHINAFNFPVWGMLEKIAVNILAGMPAIVKPATATSYLTEVVFREIIDSKLLPEGSLQLVMGSASGILDHATSSDVITFTGSAHTGRMLKSHENILNHNIPFNLEADSLNASILGPDAKPGTPEFDLFVKEVSKEMTIKAGQKCTAIRRIIIPSESVEEVSKALSARLEKVTIGDPRNKDVRMGPLASLDQREEVLAKISELRNECELIYGGSLPKEILGADADKGAFVSPTLLLCQDPMKASAVHSTEAFGPVSTIIPYNSTEEAIEFAHMGGGSLVSSVVTHDNEFATEIVLETASSHGRMLVLNRDCAKESTGHGSPMPQLVHGGPGRAGGGEEMGGIRGVHHYMQRTAIQGHPTTLTALTNVYQPGSEQLDPGTHPFRKYFEELRIGDTHQTHKRTITETDIVNFANVSWDHFYAHTDTTSLEGTIFEKRVAHGYFIISAAAGLFVDPGKGPVLANYGLDELRFIKPVYAGATISVKLTCKEKIDQEAREGEEPRGVVKWQVEVSDETDEVVALATILTLVAKKN; translated from the coding sequence ATGAAGTTACAAAGTTATGCTCTTGGACAATGGAGCGAAGGAAAAACAGAGGGAACAAATCTACTCGACGCCTCAAATGGAAATCTCATAGGAAGTGTTTGCTCTAAAGGTTTAGACTTTGGAGAAATGCTCGACTTTGGTCGAAGAATTGGAAATAAGAATCTTCGAAATATGACTTTTCACGAAAGAGCACGCGCCCTTAAAGCACTCGCTCTTCACCTCCTAGAGCACAAAGAGAGGTTCTATACTATCTCTTATCAAACAGGAGCTACAAAGATTGATAGCTGGATTGATATTGAAGGTGGGATTGGAAACCTCTTCGTCTATTCATCAAAAGGAAGAAGAGAGCTTCCAAATGAGAAGTTTCTAGTTGACGGTGCCCCTGAGCACCTCAGTAAGAATGGAACATTTCTTGGTCACCATATTTGGACACCAAAGAGAGGCTGTGCCGTTCATATTAATGCGTTTAATTTTCCAGTATGGGGAATGCTAGAAAAAATAGCTGTAAATATTTTGGCGGGTATGCCTGCCATTGTTAAGCCAGCAACAGCAACGAGTTATTTAACAGAAGTTGTCTTTAGAGAAATTATTGACTCAAAGCTTCTCCCTGAAGGATCACTACAACTTGTTATGGGTAGCGCATCAGGTATTTTAGACCATGCGACTTCCTCTGATGTTATTACCTTCACGGGCTCAGCACACACTGGAAGAATGCTTAAGTCTCATGAAAATATTTTAAATCATAATATTCCATTTAACCTAGAGGCCGACTCCCTAAATGCATCAATCCTTGGTCCTGATGCAAAACCAGGAACACCGGAATTTGATCTCTTCGTTAAAGAAGTTTCAAAAGAGATGACTATTAAGGCCGGTCAAAAGTGTACGGCCATAAGAAGAATTATTATTCCTAGTGAAAGCGTCGAGGAAGTGAGCAAAGCTCTTAGTGCAAGACTAGAAAAAGTTACAATTGGTGACCCTAGAAATAAAGATGTTCGCATGGGTCCTCTTGCGAGTTTAGACCAAAGAGAAGAAGTTCTAGCAAAGATTAGTGAGCTTAGAAATGAGTGCGAACTCATTTATGGTGGAAGTCTACCAAAGGAAATCTTAGGTGCTGATGCTGATAAGGGAGCATTCGTATCTCCAACACTTCTTCTATGCCAAGACCCAATGAAAGCTAGCGCTGTTCACTCAACTGAAGCCTTTGGACCAGTGAGCACAATTATTCCTTATAATTCAACTGAAGAAGCAATTGAGTTTGCTCACATGGGCGGTGGTTCATTAGTGAGTTCAGTCGTCACTCACGACAATGAGTTTGCAACTGAAATTGTTCTAGAGACAGCTTCAAGCCACGGTAGAATGCTCGTCTTAAATAGAGACTGTGCAAAAGAATCTACAGGTCACGGCTCTCCAATGCCACAACTCGTTCACGGTGGACCGGGAAGGGCCGGAGGAGGAGAAGAGATGGGCGGAATTCGAGGTGTTCATCACTATATGCAAAGAACTGCAATCCAAGGTCATCCAACAACACTTACTGCCCTTACCAATGTCTATCAACCAGGTAGTGAGCAATTAGATCCAGGCACTCACCCATTTAGAAAGTACTTTGAGGAGCTTCGCATTGGAGATACTCATCAAACTCATAAGAGAACAATTACTGAAACAGATATAGTAAATTTTGCCAATGTTAGTTGGGATCATTTCTATGCCCACACAGACACAACCTCACTAGAGGGAACTATTTTTGAAAAACGCGTGGCCCACGGATACTTTATTATCTCGGCGGCTGCTGGACTCTTTGTTGATCCAGGAAAGGGGCCTGTACTCGCAAATTATGGCCTTGATGAGTTGAGATTTATCAAGCCTGTCTACGCTGGGGCCACAATTAGTGTAAAGCTTACGTGTAAGGAAAAAATTGATCAAGAGGCCCGTGAAGGTGAAGAGCCTAGAGGTGTTGTAAAGTGGCAAGTAGAAGTTAGCGATGAAACTGATGAAGTCGTTGCCCTAGCGACAATTCTTACTCTCGTTGCAAAGAAGAATTAA
- a CDS encoding amidohydrolase family protein — translation MQPLFKIILCHILNPKSDKSCDFVKNAALVLKRSKDGYKVVEYGREKDILPQYASKKSIEVMDTLGKVVMPSFFDTHFHWVQDDVRLMPKKNLLQWLINYTWPYEAKFKDKSYSKSKAQKFSEELASVGTLGGACYASIHAHTVDDALKYFVGDFVVGNVLMTMESPDYLTQTKKQAISLVKKQTKKFKEKYAVTPRFAPTTHPDVMEQASKLARENKSFIQTHLSETENEIDYVMGLYKNIEGYEKVATYTDIYKKAKVLGPKTIMGHGIYLSKDEMKTLSKTRTSIAHCPTSNAPVKQLGLGSGLFNFKFAEKHGVDWSLASDIGGGPFVSMFDVMQSFVAQNRAAKVSGATYTKALFRATVAGARALKMEKKAGSFEAGKFGNFIVVNTPKDLTGGAEKVLERIVSSQRKSRKKYDAMVEQTFYRGECIFQRD, via the coding sequence TTGCAACCATTATTTAAAATAATATTATGTCATATTTTAAACCCTAAATCAGATAAGTCATGCGATTTCGTCAAAAATGCGGCCTTAGTCTTAAAAAGATCTAAAGATGGCTATAAAGTTGTTGAATATGGAAGGGAAAAAGATATTCTTCCACAATATGCTAGTAAGAAATCTATTGAAGTTATGGACACGCTTGGAAAAGTTGTGATGCCTTCTTTCTTTGATACTCACTTTCACTGGGTTCAGGATGATGTGAGATTAATGCCTAAGAAGAATCTTCTTCAATGGCTTATTAATTACACGTGGCCTTATGAAGCTAAGTTTAAAGATAAATCTTATTCAAAATCAAAAGCTCAGAAATTTTCCGAGGAGCTAGCTTCAGTTGGAACTCTTGGAGGAGCTTGTTATGCCTCTATTCACGCGCACACTGTTGATGATGCTCTTAAGTACTTCGTTGGTGATTTTGTTGTTGGAAATGTTTTAATGACAATGGAGTCTCCTGACTATCTTACACAAACTAAGAAGCAGGCCATCTCTCTTGTAAAAAAACAAACTAAGAAGTTTAAGGAGAAGTATGCAGTAACTCCGAGGTTTGCTCCTACAACTCACCCTGATGTTATGGAGCAAGCAAGTAAGCTGGCCAGAGAGAATAAATCATTTATTCAAACTCACTTAAGTGAAACAGAAAATGAAATTGATTACGTGATGGGACTCTATAAGAATATTGAAGGATATGAAAAAGTCGCAACTTATACAGATATCTATAAGAAAGCAAAAGTCTTAGGTCCAAAGACTATTATGGGTCACGGAATTTACTTATCAAAAGATGAGATGAAAACACTCTCTAAGACAAGAACTTCTATTGCTCATTGCCCGACTTCAAATGCGCCTGTTAAGCAATTGGGTCTAGGTTCTGGATTATTTAATTTTAAATTTGCTGAAAAGCACGGAGTTGATTGGTCTCTAGCTAGTGATATAGGTGGTGGTCCTTTTGTTTCTATGTTTGATGTTATGCAGTCTTTTGTTGCTCAAAATAGAGCGGCGAAGGTGAGTGGGGCAACTTATACAAAGGCGCTTTTCCGCGCCACTGTAGCGGGTGCTAGGGCCCTTAAAATGGAAAAGAAAGCTGGTAGCTTTGAAGCTGGTAAGTTTGGTAATTTCATTGTCGTAAACACTCCTAAAGATCTCACTGGTGGAGCAGAGAAAGTCCTAGAGAGAATTGTCTCTAGCCAAAGAAAGTCTAGAAAGAAATATGATGCCATGGTTGAGCAAACTTTCTACCGTGGTGAGTGCATTTTCCAGCGAGACTAA
- a CDS encoding DOMON domain-containing protein, translated as MIYNLKPFDKAHSLELLASASLSDDSILLQFKLEKLNSNTSLPTRVSSNREIGLWERTCFEFFLRDCAGHYYEFNFSPCGQWNCFYFDQYRSPLKESECEILNISEKRESTTYLLEVEINKLSLIENFDFSKDLRMNLTAVIKENDLSYWAIEHSQNGPNFHDQNLFVAL; from the coding sequence ATGATTTACAATTTAAAACCATTTGATAAAGCTCACTCGCTAGAACTTCTGGCGAGTGCAAGCCTAAGTGATGATTCCATTCTACTACAATTTAAACTAGAAAAGTTAAACTCCAATACGAGCTTACCTACAAGAGTTTCCTCAAATAGAGAGATTGGATTATGGGAGAGAACTTGTTTTGAGTTCTTCTTAAGAGACTGCGCGGGACACTACTATGAATTCAATTTCTCCCCATGCGGGCAGTGGAATTGCTTCTACTTTGATCAGTACCGCTCACCTTTAAAAGAAAGTGAATGCGAAATTTTAAATATATCTGAGAAAAGAGAGAGCACAACTTATCTTTTAGAAGTGGAAATTAATAAATTGTCGCTGATTGAGAACTTTGATTTTTCAAAGGACCTAAGAATGAATTTAACGGCGGTAATAAAAGAAAATGACTTAAGTTATTGGGCCATAGAGCATTCTCAAAATGGACCAAATTTTCATGATCAAAACTTATTTGTAGCACTATAA
- a CDS encoding NfeD family protein → MKTYQILLILTISLLTFFKDAKASDIHIEEVLELSINSPITPATFNYIEQGFNRATKQKSDAILIKMNTPGGLVSTTKEILTLIGNSDKPVIIWVSPEGASATSAGAIISSAAHVLLMSDGTNIGAATPIQMSGNIEQSDLRSKSVNDLKALVQSLAQTRGRNATLFGDMIEKASSFEANVAKEKKLIDEILNKKSQLSKVLDQRVIHILGEDRKIVSKNINFTSYEMDLGQKLLNIFANPNTAYILFLIGAALIYLEFQAPGGFIAGSLGAFALLLAAIGFQVLPLNFGAMGLIILAFVLFIIEIYITSYGILSLAGLGSFITGSLFLLRTDDSYIVVSQTLIYSAAGAISFFLLLVGYYLVKDHKNIGQTKFNNQVGEEATILAILSESEDGSNFKYQVKIHGEVWNLESSKKYDIGESVEVLEQTELSLKG, encoded by the coding sequence ATGAAAACCTATCAAATACTTCTAATCTTAACAATATCTCTACTCACTTTTTTTAAAGATGCGAAGGCCAGTGATATACATATTGAAGAAGTTCTAGAACTAAGTATTAACTCTCCTATCACTCCTGCAACTTTTAACTACATTGAACAAGGTTTTAATCGGGCCACTAAACAAAAAAGTGACGCCATACTTATTAAAATGAATACTCCTGGTGGTCTTGTTTCCACAACGAAGGAAATTCTCACACTCATTGGCAATAGCGATAAACCAGTTATTATTTGGGTCTCACCAGAGGGAGCGAGCGCCACGAGTGCAGGAGCTATCATCTCCAGTGCTGCCCACGTTCTCCTCATGTCAGACGGAACCAATATTGGTGCCGCTACTCCCATTCAGATGTCGGGCAATATCGAACAATCAGATCTTAGATCTAAGTCTGTTAATGACTTAAAGGCCCTAGTGCAGAGTTTGGCCCAAACGAGAGGAAGAAATGCAACACTCTTTGGAGATATGATTGAGAAGGCTTCAAGCTTCGAGGCAAACGTTGCGAAAGAAAAGAAATTAATCGATGAAATTTTAAATAAGAAATCCCAACTAAGTAAAGTACTCGACCAGAGAGTTATCCATATCCTAGGAGAAGATAGGAAAATTGTTTCAAAGAATATTAACTTCACAAGCTATGAAATGGATCTTGGTCAAAAGCTTCTCAATATTTTTGCCAACCCAAATACTGCCTATATTCTCTTTCTCATTGGTGCGGCATTAATTTATTTAGAGTTTCAAGCTCCGGGAGGATTTATTGCTGGATCTCTCGGTGCCTTTGCCCTACTACTTGCGGCCATTGGCTTTCAAGTGCTCCCATTAAACTTTGGGGCCATGGGACTTATTATTCTGGCCTTTGTTTTATTTATCATTGAAATCTATATCACGAGTTATGGAATACTCTCACTTGCAGGTCTAGGAAGCTTTATTACGGGATCGCTCTTTTTACTGCGCACAGATGATAGCTACATTGTTGTTAGTCAAACTCTTATCTATTCAGCGGCCGGTGCCATTAGCTTCTTTCTTCTTCTTGTAGGCTATTACTTAGTTAAAGACCATAAGAATATTGGTCAAACGAAATTTAATAATCAGGTTGGTGAAGAGGCGACAATTCTGGCCATTCTCTCAGAGTCCGAAGACGGATCAAACTTTAAGTACCAAGTAAAAATACATGGAGAAGTTTGGAATTTAGAAAGTTCTAAGAAATACGATATTGGTGAGAGTGTAGAAGTTCTTGAGCAGACGGAGCTTTCTCTAAAAGGCTAA
- a CDS encoding nucleoside triphosphate pyrophosphohydrolase family protein — protein sequence MNTQEYVKLAIKTESTDFESMNTRLQDDGLKRLLHAGIGLSTEAGEFLDALKKHIFYGKELDRVNLAEEMGDLFWYLAIVADELGVNMDDVMERNIEKLKARYGEKFSEEKAENRDLKNERSILEKQTMN from the coding sequence ATGAACACACAAGAGTATGTAAAGCTAGCAATTAAAACGGAGTCAACTGACTTTGAATCTATGAATACAAGACTGCAAGACGATGGACTAAAGAGATTGCTTCATGCAGGGATCGGACTTTCTACGGAAGCCGGCGAATTCTTAGATGCATTAAAGAAACATATTTTCTATGGCAAAGAACTTGATCGTGTCAATTTAGCAGAGGAGATGGGGGATTTATTTTGGTATCTCGCTATTGTTGCTGATGAGCTCGGTGTAAATATGGATGATGTCATGGAGAGAAATATAGAGAAATTAAAGGCCAGGTATGGGGAGAAATTCTCAGAAGAGAAGGCCGAGAATAGAGATCTAAAAAATGAGAGATCAATTCTTGAAAAACAAACAATGAATTAA
- a CDS encoding helix-turn-helix domain-containing protein encodes MRCFTNIAKLIRTKRINHPKGYSQSELSHLLGYKNGQFISNVERALCNIPLKMLKKVSEVLDINADELKEAILKDHDQTLDNYLKLEGASEMMPNTVKKASVVSAQI; translated from the coding sequence ATGCGCTGCTTTACAAATATTGCAAAATTAATCAGAACTAAGAGAATCAACCATCCAAAAGGTTACTCTCAATCAGAACTATCTCATCTTCTAGGATATAAGAATGGTCAGTTTATCTCTAACGTTGAGAGAGCTCTATGTAATATTCCTTTAAAGATGCTTAAGAAAGTTTCTGAAGTTTTAGATATTAATGCTGACGAACTTAAGGAAGCTATCCTTAAAGATCACGACCAAACTCTTGATAACTACCTAAAGCTTGAAGGTGCTTCTGAAATGATGCCAAATACTGTTAAGAAAGCTTCTGTAGTATCTGCACAAATTTAA
- a CDS encoding DUF4423 domain-containing protein, producing the protein MEKEKKLNIFEYSDYREFLRDFNDMKKRVNPSWSFGLWASKLGLNSISSITMIINGQRHAGKKIQASLINYFNFNSKESYYFEELVKIAKSSKNDPSLTILLLEQNEDLKSLREENTEQVDLFFNWKAHCIKELSQLKDFTPDGEWVEKRTNNLIKKDEANKLLSALLKNNFLEESEIGGKKTLVAVGAIHPTKEVTMDAAKAYHKGLMENSYEAINIDKNKRALHASTLSVLREDLPKAKELIREFQMKFSEEIEQNPADEVYQLNIQFFPLTDSD; encoded by the coding sequence ATGGAAAAAGAGAAGAAACTTAATATATTCGAATATAGTGATTACCGTGAATTTTTACGGGATTTTAACGATATGAAAAAGCGTGTAAATCCTTCATGGTCATTTGGATTATGGGCTTCAAAGCTTGGTCTAAATAGCATCTCCTCTATCACCATGATTATCAATGGACAGAGGCATGCGGGAAAGAAAATTCAAGCCTCCCTCATTAACTACTTTAACTTCAATTCAAAAGAGTCTTACTACTTTGAAGAACTGGTTAAGATCGCCAAGAGTAGTAAGAATGATCCAAGTTTAACGATTCTACTACTAGAGCAAAATGAAGATTTAAAATCTCTGCGCGAAGAGAATACAGAACAAGTTGATCTCTTCTTTAACTGGAAGGCCCATTGTATAAAAGAGCTCTCTCAACTTAAGGACTTCACACCAGATGGAGAATGGGTAGAGAAGAGAACAAATAATTTAATAAAGAAAGATGAGGCCAATAAACTCTTATCTGCTCTCCTAAAAAATAACTTCCTAGAAGAAAGTGAAATAGGAGGAAAGAAAACTCTCGTTGCAGTGGGTGCAATTCACCCTACTAAAGAAGTCACTATGGATGCAGCGAAGGCCTACCACAAGGGTCTAATGGAAAATTCCTACGAGGCGATTAATATCGATAAGAATAAGAGAGCGCTCCATGCCTCTACCCTTTCTGTTTTAAGGGAAGACTTACCCAAGGCAAAAGAATTAATTAGAGAATTTCAAATGAAGTTCTCAGAAGAAATTGAGCAAAACCCTGCCGACGAAGTGTATCAGCTCAATATCCAATTCTTCCCCCTAACGGACTCCGATTAG